TGTTTGAATTCACTTTGGAGTCAAACTTTGTCCTATGTCTTGTATGGTACATGATAGAGTGACAGACTATGAAAACACTTTGTAATCCAATTCATTTTTGAATGGGACATCAGTTTATCAAATTGCACCAAAGTACTCTCttcctccaaaaaaaaaaagaatacacTTCTATATGTATTTGTTGCATTGCAGCCATGAAATCAAAGTTAATGCTTATTTAATCCCctaaaaaattaatttgtaaaatgtATTGCAGATCTATTCACCTAACAAATTGATTTGTAAAATTTGCTGCAGATCTAATCACTTGTCATGATTGTcggttttttatatattttaaatTTTATTTGTGATCTATTGCCTAGGGAATGTTGGTTTTTTCTATCTATAGGATCGAAGATAAGTTCGATTGCTATTTTCAAACATCTCTTTCTAAGGACTCCTTTCTGTGTAAAATAGCTTTAGTGCTTTAAACAATTTGTATTGGAGTAGTCTGAAATTTAGAATAGGGCAGAAAAATCTTGTGTTCTTTTTTTATTGATTTCCAACTCCTCTTCCATTGTATTGGAGCTTAGGCcgattttttcttctcttttctttcctttcttatGATTCTTGAGGAGGAATTTGATTCTGACGCTAACACAACTCATTGCAAGTAGCATGCAACGCCCATACGCAAGAGGAGCTAGAACATATGTTTGGAGTCCGCTACGTCATATTTAAAGTAAACTGACAAGTCTAGCAGCGGATATATTTCAACATTACTACATATAATATATGCAAGCAATACCATATTTtcatagttttatttatttatttattgtcttACCAACCATAACAAGGTTGTCATATATACGTGGAGGTGTTTGCACCGCTAAATGAAACAAACTTCATGAACCTTCACATCAGCATGTACACTGTGGTGGTAAGCCCTTGGGATTTTGACGTTAGAAACCACGGACGAAAAAAAAGAGCCAGAAATtttcctctttattattagggatAGAAGAATCTGGGGATTGGATGTCCCCTACAATTAGACCTGGGACTGGATTGGGCTTAGTCTAAATCCAATTGGACGTTGGAACTTGGACTTCACTAGATTTCTGTATATGATAGAGAAAATTAGACAATCCAAATTCTATTAGGCAGCAGGAATTAAACTCGCATTGGCGACAGCGGCGCAGGCGTGCAAAGCTCACTGCTTGCTCCATTAGTCCTGCACCATGGCCTTCTCCGTGTCCTCCCCCTCCTCTGCGGCTCTGCCAACTCTCATCCTTGCTACTCTCCAGGTAGGCACAACGTAATATAATACAGAGGTTTGGAGGATAATGGAACTAGTCCTTGATGGAAAAAAACATAAGTGATAATTTCTTGAAGGTCCTGTGTGATGACTGATGACATGAAGTCAAAGTTCAACAAATATTGGGATGAAGCAAACAAAATCCTTTTGGTTGCATTGTTATTAGTCCCGCGGTACAAGTTAATCGATCTTTTTGGAGTATGTTTCATGAAAGTTTATGGAGAGGAAGTGCCTGATAGAAATGCAAATGCTGCTCATGTTTGGTTTAAAGCATATTATTCTCATTATGAAAGCCTGCTGCAAGGAGTTCCTATATGTGAATGGAGTCTATACAAAGGAGTTCCCCACAAGGCCTTGTGGTGAGAAACACATGAAGAAACACATCGTCTACCAACTCATGTGCTGGACGATTTGGAAAGCGAGGAATGGTCTCATCTTTGACCATCGTCTGCCATCGTTGGAAGATTCAAAGAGATTTTTAAGGCAGAATTTGTGTTGTTTCTAGTAGGACCATGGTGAGTGTAGTATTGACATGAGGTGATAAAGAACGAATCACAGAGGATAATTAGGGTTAAATCAGGGACCCTTGCTAGAAGAAGCGGCAATAGGATCAGTGCAAAGTTGTTTAGGGGCATGTGCCCCCATTTGCATGCACTTGTTTAGAATTAATAACTAAAGAAAAACATTAACATGTGAAAAAACAATTTGGGTTTCTAATGATTTGAAAATGTCTATAGTTTACTAGTTACTAGTATAACATGATGAACATGGATTCATATATATTAGTAGTAGTATTCTATCTCTCCCTGAATCTAGATGTAAGATCTAAGCTCTAGCTAGTCCAGAAAAAATTCCCCATTAATCGATGATGAACCCCCAAAGTACAACAAATTGGGGTTATATGATTGAGTAATGTGAATATACTAACCCCCAAAGTACAACAAATTGGGGTTATATAATTGAGTAATGTGAATATACTCAATTAAGTAATATTGGCCATAAAATTTGAGCTAATTTGATGTCTAAATAATTGAGAGAAACACAATGACTATCTAGGTAAAAAAAGTCATTGAGCCATAAATTTAAGCAAATGTATGTTTGCAGCGGAGGTAAATTGTTTTTATTTAATTAAAATCCCAGAATCAAATTTTGCTTGCTCAAATAACTGCATTTTGCACCTCAGGCATACATGCACACCCATCCCTTTAAGCACATTCAAAAGGTTAAGCTGACAGATATCAAGATTAACGAAGTCATCGCAAACGTCTTGCGGGCACGTCACGTACGACCAAAAAAACAAGAACATTATTATTAAATCCTAGAATAATTTCAGAGAAACACAAGCACCCTCATCAAGTCAAAAACTTGAATCAAGGTAGAAAGATTCCACCACAATACCGAACCAGCTGAGCTATGCTTAGTTTGCCGCTTGCTCAAATAACAATATCTTCGAATATCGCTTTCTGATGAAAGGACTTTGGAATGTTTTTTCTTGGTGGTACAACGTTCATGTGTAGCCTATTCATCAGCAAACAATTTCATTAAGAAATCGTCATTTCAAAATGCGAAAACAATAATGATATTGGGTATAAACGAATTAGGGAAGGTAATAGTACTATGGGAGCTATAGGACGGCATTATCTCTTCTGGCACAACCTCGACCTTGCGGTTTGGATTTCTCCACCTTTTCGAGGTTGTAGCAACTAGCAACAGATTGTTTAAGCCAGTGAAGATCAAGAAAGTAGATTTACCAGCTTCCACTTGTTCTGAGAGAAGAAAGAGCAAAACAACTTTGCATGAAAAGTACAGCGTCAGGAGACATCTAACATTTTTTGCGACCAAAAACATATGGAGATGTCTGGACATTTACCCTTTGTTGGATCTTATACATACAACAAGCATTAATTTTGGTATCCAAGACATGAAGATTTTAGATATTTGGATGCTAGATATACAAAAGGTTCCCAACATTATTCTCCAATAATGGTATACTACAATTAGAAAATAGTGCAGGCATCGCATGCTTATAAATATTGGCTATCCATATATAGCACACCTCGCATAAAGGCATCATCATCATACATGATATGGCTCCCACAAAGTCGACACTGGTCCTCATAGCCTTTGTAATTATTCCGACGAAGCTCAACTTCGATCCAGCCATTGCAGAGACGGACTGGTCCAACATAAAGGCTAAGGTCATTAAGGCTTGTTATGATTCAATCCGGTATGGACCAAAAGGTTCAGATGAGCCAACTCACCCCTGCTGTCAAGCCTTAGAACATGAGGATGTCGATGGTATCTGTGAGCATCTGGATGTGTTAGAGGAAGAATCAGTcagtcctataaaacttgtcaaGGTCATAAGAGGCTGCGGCCATAGATTCAAACCAACTACCCATAAATGTGAAAGTAAGTACGATAAATCATTTTGACATGTGTTTGTTATTGCTATGCACGTCTCTTTGACAACAGTTTGTTAATTGTTTGTAGCTTTCGTAATCCTCCTGCCTGTGCGAGCAGTCATGCCTTCAAGGTGATAAAATGCCATCTGTAATTTCTTGAGGCAAAGGATAACTCAGCAGACATTAATTGCATCAATGATATCCTAGCATGTAAAAGCTCCCTTCTGCTGTTGAAATAATAGTAATAATTGAGTCAGACTATTGAACAATGGATCCTTGGTCACTAAAATAtactaccaccgatctagaaaggATGCAATTATAATTCTATTCTTGGTCAAActatctaaaatttgaccaagtttatagattatcaatatttatgacacaaAATAGGTATAATACGAAAATATATTCCATGTTGAAGTGGGCATTATTTTGGGTTTGGTTGGATCAAAGGGCAACACTCCACTTTTTGGTGTTGTCCCTTTGATCTCAGACTTGTCCAAATGAGCTAGGCTTTTACAGGGGAGCTTGGATCACTTGTGTATTACAGAATCGAGGAGAGAGTAAATGGGCACGGGAGCTAGGCCGAGCTGCCTTATATAGGTCGGTCAGCCATACAATCAGCCTAAAATGTCCTCAAATTTGACCAATcagtatatataaaaaatattcacaaaattttttggaacttgTTAAGTTAAATTAAATCAAATCTTTATTGCAAGTTGAGTTTTGGCTCAAAAATTTTGGAATATTGGTGGTCGCAATCAGGGTGACAAAGTGTGCGCACGCATATTCTATTGTTTTTTTGTGAGCTCTCTTCCATCGGGATATCATATACACATATCTCAAAGGTTTTAAGAATTTTGAATATCATTAGCAAGTGATCATATAAGGTGGGAGATCATCTATTCATGTGGCTGAGTTCAAATTTAATATATCAAGATTTACAATTTAAATCAACTGAAATTTGATCTGTGCAGTCAAAATTAGATCACCTAGTAATAGTATTTTAAAATTGGTCACCCTGTTTTCTAAGGTGGAATCTTTATGAGTCCATAATTTCCTAATGCAAACTCTAAATTCCGCATTCCATTTATGCACTTCGGTTATCTCAACGAGGGCTACACCACACAGGCATGTTCGTTATAGCTTTTATCTGGCTTCTGCCAGCCAAAAGTTAAAACAAACAACTCAGCTATCGAGTTGGCTTTTGAAAAGCCAAAAACTGGCTTACGAGGAAATGAACTAAAAGCTGAAAAGCATGTTGAGAATAGATTTTTTATCTTTCTGATCACCTTCTTCAATAGCTCCTTGAGCTCTCTCACCCTACCGTTTGTAACCCTACTGCAGACACGTGATCCCTTAGTGTTTATGAACACGATTCAACACCCTCGATTGGATGTAGGGCGTGGTTGCCTAAATGATTATAAATTCTAAACCTCCGAGTTTTAAACCATCAAAACCGATGCGTGAccataaatttactagtcgacCGTAGAAACCTCGACATCGATCATAGGATTGGCTCTAGGTTGCAAAACACTTTTACGCTGAGGATAAGTGAAAGCACACTAGAAAAACCTCAAGTACATATGTTATTAGAGTAGTTTGTGACTTTTCTAGTGGTATTTTAAATTAAACCCTACAATTTAAGTTTAGATTTAGGCACCTAATTCAAAAACCCCTCTCTCACAACCACAAGATATATCTTTAAAACTATCGTACGTGTAGACTCAGTTGTGATGTGTGACCGTTGAACTAAGTTTGTGTTGGACTAAAATGATGTAAACTTAACTGTTTTCACTAAGCAAGAACTTGGATGAGCTATCTGACATTCTCATATGCCATTGATCCAGATTCTGCGCGTAGTGGATAGCACAGGTAATGTGATTCCAGGAACGGCCATATTAGTTGTATTAAATCGAGTGTGGTCAAAATATGCCCGTTTAATTTTTCACTTTTTATTTCCTTCGTCTAATATAAATCATGGCAAAACTTTTGCCGTCCCTTCTAAAAAAACTTACAGCTTTGGAGACGTGGACGGTACTTTCAGATCACCACACTGTCAAGCCTTGTGTTGATACTGGAgtactggacgtagggacatcaAACGTTGATTTTCGGACATAGGATATAAGAGTGTTATAGATATTTATTCAGCTAATGGACGCTAGTAGATGCCCAGCATTTATTGTGATTATAGACATATGAAGATTTTTGGACAGTTACTCTTTGTCAGATATTCTTGTATACATTTTGGTATCAAGGCATGAAGATTTCAGATATCTATTATGACCAGGTTCCTAGTATTATTTCTTCATCTTTTAGATGACATATAGTGCAGGCCTCGCATGCTTATATATACTATCAGCTATCCACTGCTTTCCAAATAGCACACCTTCAAGAAAGACATCATACATGATGGTTTTCAGAAAATCAGCACCTGCCCTCATGGCCTTTGTAATTGTTTTGACGGTGCTTAGCTTTGATCCAGCAATTGCAGAGACGGACTGGTATACTATAAAGGCTAAGGTCTTCAAGGCTTGTCATAACATGATCAAGCAGGGACCTGGAAGTCCAGATGAGCCAACCCTTCGCTGTTGTCAATCCTTTATAAGGGAGGACGTCGATGGTATCTGTGAGCATCTGAATGACTTGGATGATCAAACAGTCCTGAAAAAAACTAGTCAAGGCTATAAGAGACTGCGGCAAGAGCTTCAAATCAACCACCAAACATTGTGCAAGTACAATGAATGAATTTGTCTCCTTCACACGTCATATATGTTATTGCGATGTACAGCTCTTTGACAATAGTGTATTAATGCTTTGTAGCTTACAAAATTCGTTCCGCCGTTGCAAACAATAGTCATGCCTTCAAGACGACACAAAGCCACGTGCATTTTCTTGAGGCTAAGGAATAACTCGGGAGATATgcatctttgatatcatgacatgTAAAAGCTCTGCTCTTGAAATAATAATAGTTGATTCAGATCATTGGCCGGACTATGGACCTTTCATCATCAAAATCTACTATCTTCTTGGTCAAACTATCTAAAGTTTAACCACAATTATAGAAAAAGACTAGCAATACTTATGACACAAAATAGGTATGATATTTAAACCATTTTCTTCGTATAAACATAGATGCGAAAGAACATGACAGAAGCACATGAGCTGCACGGTCACAGATGTCAAGCACGGGCATCATGATTATTTCGTAGATTCAACCACAACCAGTTCACCACCTAAATAGACTCCTTTATCAGTAGCACGGAAGGGTTAACTGAAGTCCTGATTAGCACTCAGATACAATGCATAAGGCGAGCAGTTCCCTTGGCAACAAAGCACAGGCACTTCTACCAAATTATCTATACTGCTTCAGGACCAAGACACCATGGCCATCTTGAGCCTTAGACACGCTTGGGCGGCACATACTGCACGTTGTTCTCTTGACAAATCCCCTGGGGTGATGAACAAAGTCGTGAGGTCCCAAGTAGTTCATCAAATCGCAGAACGAATGCTtctaaaataaaagtacatagtTTATACCTGATACTCTTCTGGAAGCTCCTCCGAGACAGCAAGTGTATAGCACCCCGGAATGAACCTACCTGTAGATTGACATAGGTGGATGATCTCGGTCAGTAAAGCCACAGTGCAACAAATGGACTTTTTTTCCACCACGGACGACCCGAATTTCATTACTTAACAGCAACGAAATTACAAGTCTAACAATCCAAAGCGCAAACACCTCTGAACTAAAGAGCTGCCTAATTGAACTGAACATGATGGGTTCAGCCAACCGGCGACCAGGAACCATCGACGTCCAACACAGGTTATAAAGATGGAAACACAAACTGCTACTAAGTGAGGACCAAAACAGAAGTGAACTTTGAACAAAGTTTGCCATCTGTAAGGCATTGATTTTATTTAGGTCTAAActacaagcataaacataaacTGCAGGAATTAATTTGTAAATGAAATGCTCATCATGTAGAAGCTTTAACATATCTTAATTCATGTATTGCACAAAAACAGAGGTGATCTTTCAAAAACTTCACAGTGAATGATTTTGTAAAGCTTttaattactactactactacacactTGCAAATTATAATGAAATGCTCATCATGTAGAAGCTTTAACATATCTTAATTCATGTATTGCACAAAAAACAGAGGTGATCTTTCAAAACTTCACAGTGAATGATTTTGTAAAGCTCTTAATTACTACTACTACACACTTGCAAATTATAATGAAACAGGCATGCTAGCCACCTAAAATTTATGACAAAAGTATACATATACATGTCTTTTCATCTCTTTTACTTTTTACAATGCCACATGAAAAAGCCTTAGCTCTGCAATTTACTATAAATGTCAACTGAAAACAAAACCATCTTTTCCATGAATGTTGCTCTCTAAACTGGAAAACCATGTAAACCAAGGGAACCCCTACATAAATAATATTTAATATAAAACCTGTACCTGATGTGAGTGAGACTTTGCTCACAGTTCAAGATACTAAGAGGGCACAAATTCTATAGGTGTAGAGACCAAAGAATTAGATCCGTTATGAAGCAATGGTCTGTGCCAAGTCTCCATAGAAATTTGGAGAGGAAACAGAAATTTTTAGCATACGGTGCACTCAATAATCGCACCAAGTCTATAAATAAAACCACTGAAAGTCTGGCCCACCGGCATTAACACAAATTCTTGACAGCAATTTTTTGGTACTTCTTGTGAGCAAGTGACCTAATCAACAAGGAATTTTCTTATGGACGACATGATTTGGGGCAAATTTTCTGAGCTTAAAGTTGCTAGAACAGGATAATCCCCCAGGTCAAGATTTTTAGCTTTGGTTTTAGGATCCTTGGCAAATAATAACCACATAAAAACAGGTCAGCAAGAATTGATCTGAGTAAGAAGCAGATGAAACTCAGTTcatatatttgaacttaaggaACTTTGCCTAAAAAGTGTTTAACAACTACCAAAAGCTACAGTAAAAATGTCGCAACAGACCAGTATGCAGTTAATGAACAAATAACCAATACAGCCTGAGTCCTTCAAAATGGCATTACAGCATAAAACGCATACTGCAGTAAGCTCGGTGAAGACACAACTTACACAAGTGAAAAAAAAGACAAAATGAATGCAGCAGATTGAGGACAAACAAATTGCAGGATACAGGAGATCAAGGCTCACCAATTCTCAACCAACGAGCTGCCCAACTCCTACTGGGGTCCATCAGAGAGATAATTCTGCATAAGATAAAAAATCATATTAATTAGCTATTGTCGAAAGTGGACTGCATAAATAACATCAGGGGCATCAATGCTTTTTGCTGAAGGCTatgttgttgctgttgttgttgatCATTCAACATCTGTGCATCTCATTGTTCCAATGCTCATACTACTTATAATCCGTTATGCTAGACATTTCGATGAGCTACTCTAGAATAATGAAGGATGGAAAAACACTTTCATGAGCAACTCCAGAATCACAAAGGATGAAAATACAGGGCAGCACACTAGTTTGTGCTGTTCATCTCTTTCATTAATTCGAGATAAATCAAAGCACAAAATATTAATTTCATCGTTACTAAGTTCATCCCCTCTGCAATTAGAACTGTAGGTGGAAATAAAGAGGggagcaagcaccaagagcaacAATAAAACACGTATAAGATGCCAGCAACACGATGTGGAGTTACCCGGTGAAGTTAGGGGTGGTGCAGTTGACGACGTTGTCGTGCTCCCTGTCCATCTCCAGGAACGGGCAGTTCTCGCAGCCGTTCTGCCTGAACTGCACACAGCACCCCAAACAGCAATAAAACACGTGAGCATGCGAAGGCGGCCAGCATCGGCATCAACGCTACAACTGCAATAGGAATTCAATGCTAAAAGGCACAACAACAAAAAATCTGGCATCGACTGGAATCGAGGGGGCAGCGAGCTAAGGGGGGGTTTTGTTCcctgactaaactttagtccctctcacatcggacgttcggatgctaattaggaggactaaacattagctaattataaaactaatagcatagatggagactaatttgcgagacaaatctattaagcctaatttatccatcattagcacatgtttactgttgcaccacattgtcaaaaCATGGACCCTGAACCCTAGCCGCCGGAGAACGGACTGCTCCCGGAGAAACGAAACCCCTAGTAATAGAACCCTCCTGTCGACGGGCGGCTGGTGAACCTAAACCGCAGCCCTAGGCGCGAGGAGGGGGAAGGGGAGCGGTGCCGGCGGAGGAGGGTACCTGGTCGTAGGTCTTGACGAGGCGGCATCGGAGGCAGGCGCGCAGCTCCGGGCCGAAGCTAGTCGGGATCTCCGCGTGGCCCACCCGCTCTTCATCGTCCAtcatcccgccgccgccgccgcccctcatGCTCGCCGCTCCGCGTCTAGCCCCTGTttcctgctctctctctctctgtctctttctctctccctctcgtcGCGTTGGTTCGCACAGAATGGACGACTCTCGTCTCTCCCGTCTTCCCCGGTAGCTTGTAGCCTTTGGGCTTTATTTCGGAGGTTTGGGCTTACAAGGAAGCCCATGACATCTAAGGGCGCGTGGGTGTTGAGGCCCAGACGCAAATTGCTTATTTCCATTTTGTTTTAAGAAGAAAACTACACCTGCACTACACATTCCGGTTTCCTCCCCCACCCGTGTGAGGTGTGACGGTCATCGGCAACTACGAGAGGTTGCTCCGGACCTTCCAGCGGCGGTGCAGGTGGGACCTGGTCGgaggttccaaattataagtcgttttatttttttaatatttatattactatacatctaaatataataatatatctagacgcatagcaaaataaatgaattaaaaaaatcaaagcgatttATAATATATCTAAACGTATAATACAATGGATGAACTAGAAAAGTTAAAACGAtctataatttagaatgaatgTAGTATTAAAATAGGATACACAGGACTAACATGTGGAGTTCGATTTCTCGTACCGCGGCTCTCCAAAACAGGGACTAAGAGCGTCTCCACCAAATTAAAGGTATCTAATTTCGTAATATGTAGCTAAACAAGATTAAGAAAACAGACCTTTAATGTATAGGGAACAGATTGAGAAAGGGAAAGGGATTGAGGAAAAAGCTGCCTGCCCCTTCTACTCGAGGGATTGAGAAAAATATTGAAAAATAGAATGAGAAAGTAAATTTACTGGAGCAGTTTTTTCACCTCATTCCGTTATATGCTTTTAGAAAagagaattgttttttttttcaaaccgGTGGAGTTACTCGGCTAGGGACGAGAGCGGGGGCGCGCTGCGGGAAGCGTTGCTTGCGGTGGCCCATGGACCGTGGGAGGGGACGAGGCGTGGACGGAGACGGAGACGCACGGCACATCAAAACGGTCCTCGCTCTATGCCCCAACTGTTCTTATCCTACAGCTTGAGACTGTAGACTTTGCACATCAAATGCCTACTCCCATGACATCAGCAACAGTGCATGCTGCAGCTACGAGGCTCTACAGCATTTCGCGCTAAGGCCTGTTTAAATCCGATGGTTAAAGTTTTGAGACGTCACGTTGAGTGTTATATGGGGTGTCGTATGGAGCATTTAGATACTAGTAAAAAAGTAAATTATAGAATTCATCAATAAtcagcgagacgaatttattaaacctaattaatctatcatcaaCATATGTGTTattgtagcatcacattgtcaaatcatggactaattagatttaaaatatctatctcgcaaattagtcgtaaactatataattagttatttttagtctatatttaatacgttatgtatgtgtgtaaatattcgatgggacaaGGAGTAAATTTTAGAAGTAGAAACTAAAAAAGGCCTAAATGACTCGACGAGATCCAGTCGCCTGCCATGGCAGCGATAGATAGACGGGAATAATCCccggtggtcaccaccggcccAGGGACGGCCAGAGCAGGAGCCTTGCTCAGAACTCAGAAGCAAGGCAGGGAATCCTATGGCTGCATGCATggccaccaccagtccaccactaTCATTAGCGTGGTCAGCAGCTCAGGGCTAGAGCAACAGAAACCCTTGCGGCTTGCGCCCACCAATGGCGCCAATGGAACATGACCACGAAGAATGGCATGCTTTTTTTCCCTTTTTCTCGTAGCAGCGATCAGATGGGGATTAGGTGGCCACTGACCACCGGGCAGCAATCGAGGGACCATCTCCATCTTCCTGACCTACTAACAGAGACGCTTCATGCAACTGAAAGAAATCAGGGACTAGGAAAAGGCAGCATTAGCGCTAAGGAGGGGATGATTGTCGTTgtggtcgtcatcgtcgtcctcctgcAGCAGCTGAAACATCCAGTCACGGAAATCCTCCTGCAGCAGCTGAAACAtccgttcgtttgttggtttcagccagggcttatcagccagccaacagtatttttctctcataacaaaccagcaccgGCCAGGCTTATCAGCCAAAAAACAACGCAAATACAccgctgtcggtgttttggaccggcgggccctcaaccaactagtgaaaatgtactgcgtgcccctaatcccggatggtgatgcaaagagacacaaggtttatactggttcgggcaatgggtgccctacatccagtctgagagatcgatcttgtattccttgcaccgaaatgctcgtagtagggggttacaagcagggcgagagagggagctagtctcaGATCTCTGCGTGaagcggtgtggattgcttgagatattgatcccaggcagcggggaagcgtgcacgttacagagtgtcgagcgtgtgttcgtctatctcgtgaACTCGTCTATGCCTGAGTGTGTGTGAGCGTGAGAGTAAGTATGTCTTCcgtccctagaaacggccccggtctctcccttttatagttgaagggaggataggggtgatacatgtgttagctacatggcgtcgtgcgaacagaggcggcatgtccgagacCTGTAGCCTGTCACTGTGGCgacatggtcgatggagtggtcctgcccttgaagtgctggagcaacgcgccggtcacgtccgatcctgtgcgacgtgggagctccagtgatagcttgacgcagggcctggcgggcgacgtgccggtcgctgtgtgttgacagcgtaaagagccgaggctcagttggtgccgaggccgagctatcgtggggggctcgacgggcatgaatcccgaggttgccgagaccctgaagtagattgccgaggcttggagggagcagtttgTCCTgtatactgattccgaggctacagtgacccgaacttgactccccacgccgcgttgttcctggagcagaggttaggtagcacagtgtagtgcgggcgccgtgcgtgggcacagtaccgagcacagcgaccggtaacccATGCCCTGTCCCATCCCAGACGGTATGGTGTTatgcgacttcccgtctcgtcggccgctctgctgtgtcgagccatcgtccggctgatgttgcgggagtggttggtcgcattaattggacgcgacgctctgttggggagatcggtcgaggcagggGCGACAGGGTtactgccgagccggcctcgagcgagacggagaatcggcatctcgtccgaggcattacgcgcggggcctcgggcgagacagagaatcggttccccgtccgaggccttttgtgcgaggcggagattcgataggccatccgaggcctcgagcaaggcagagagccggtggcctcggacaaggccggaggttagccaatagttgtctcttggctttaattttgatggggtctaagcgatttttttggttcttgcttaggggatccctttttatggtacccgacaaccgCTAGGTTGTTGTTGCATCAGGTATGGCACGGCCCAC
Above is a genomic segment from Miscanthus floridulus cultivar M001 chromosome 3, ASM1932011v1, whole genome shotgun sequence containing:
- the LOC136547263 gene encoding transcription elongation factor SPT4 homolog 1-like, yielding MRGGGGGGMMDDEERVGHAEIPTSFGPELRACLRCRLVKTYDQFRQNGCENCPFLEMDREHDNVVNCTTPNFTGIISLMDPSRSWAARWLRIGRFIPGCYTLAVSEELPEEYQGICQENNVQYVPPKRV